AACAAGATCCATGTAAAGAAGTTATTGAAAAACTTGGAGACAACCACAACAAGGCTCTGCTACTTATCAAACTGTCTCAAAGTTGAAAGCCactaaaaaagaaatcaaaagatgAAATTATGAAGTCTTTGGAAATGTACACCAACACATCAAGGAGGTGGAGAAGAAAATTCAAGAAGCTCAAGCTAATCAGggtcttaacaacaacaacaacaacactatgGAGAATCTACAAAAGGAGCTCAGACAGTGGTACAAAGTGGATTCCGACATGAAGTACCAAAATTCAAGAGAGAGTTTGttgaaaaaagagagaagaaatacCAAGTATTTTCACTCAAGGGCCAACTACAGGAAAAGAAGAAACCATATTGATTCCCTCAGAGATGACATGGGTCTGTGGAATTCAAATAGAAAAGAAATAGAGCAACCCCTCAACAACCATTTCAGTTGCATCAGTACTTCCTCAAATCCacaaagagatgaagaaatactAAGCCTCATCAACCCATGTATAAATGAAGAATATAATGCTAGATTAACAAAAGTTCCAGACATGtatgaaatcaaaaatactaTCTTACAAATAAAATCTTGGGTTGCACCAGGACCAGATGGCTTTCAGGCAGGATTCTACCAACAATGCTGGAACATAGTAGGTAATGACATTACTCTTATGACACAATTGTTTTTTTAGAAATGTATATCTCCTTAAAGAACTCAATTATACCTTTCAAATACTTATACCAAAAGTTGAATGCCCTCAAGACCCATCATATTACAGACCCATTAGCCTGTGCAACATAAATTacaaaataatatcaaaaatTCTTGCCAATAGAATCAAACCTATCCTAGATAAAATAGTCTCCCCATTTCAAGCAGCCTATGTCCCAAATAGATACATCTCAGATAATACAATAATTGCACATGAAATTGTTGATCACATGAAGAAAAGTAGAAATAAATTTGGAGAAGTTGGTATTAAGTTGGATATGTCGAAAGCTTACGACATAATTGAATGAAAATTCTTAATGGATATAATGAAGCAACTTGGTTTCTTCAACAAATGATCAACCAATGTATTGGAACAACATAAGTGTCTATTCTTCTCAATGGTTCTTCTTGTCAACCTTTCACTCCAACAAGATGGCTACGTCAAGGTGACCCAATATCTCCATATTTATTAATTCTCTGCATGGAAGGGTTCTCTAGAATGTTATGCAAAGATGAAAGTATAAAGAAAATTCAAGGcatcaaaccaagaaaatacatcccaagcattaatcatctgctctttgcagatgattgccttCTATTTTGCAAAGGCAAAGATCAAGAAATAAGGAACCTGCTACATATCATCAACAAATTCAGTGCTGCATCTGGACAAGTTATAAATTTCAACAAATCAAGTGTATTTTTCAACAAGCACATGCAACCTCAGATAGCTCATCATCTTACAAATTTACTTCAAATGAAGATAATGGGGGAATGAAAAATATCTTGGGCTTCCCCTCTTCCTAGGTAAAAACAAAAGGGAGAGCTTTAAGCCAATAGAAGAAAAAGTGCAAAGCAGGTTAAGTACTTGGCAAGGAAACATCATTGATCAAGATGGCAGATCAACTCAAGTGCAGTCTCTGCTAGGCACCATGGATAACTACCAAATGGGTTGCTTTAAAATGCCAAAACATGTAACTGAGTCCATTGACAGAATTCAAAGAAGATACTGGTGGAGAGCTGATAACAAGAAAAGAATGAATCCAATCTCATGGGGTTCTGTGTGTAAACCAAAAAGATTGGGTGGTAGGGGATTCAAAAATACCACAAAATTTAATGATGCTATACTTGAAAAGTTGGCTTGGAGGATGATTACAGCTGAAAACTCTCTTTGTGCTAGAATTCCGAAGGCTAAATACTTCCATAACAAAGACCCTCTGTGTGATGAAGTTACAACACAAGGCTCATGGATATGGAAGAGCATTTATAAAGTCTTTCATATTGTTAAGAAGTATTATGTGTGGTATGTTGGAGATGGAACCAAGATCAAAATTTGGAAACATAACTGGATTGCAAATATCCCTCACACACAGCTCTCAAATGCTTCTCAACACTCAGGAGAGAATGATATTGTTCAGAGTTTAATCAAGCAAGAATTCAAACAATAGGATATTCAAAATATAAATCAGAAACTCAGTCATGTACTGAGAGTaagaaaattcaagaaataagAATCCCAACAAATGCCAGAGACATCATCAACTGGAGCTTAACAAGAAATGGTAC
This genomic stretch from Papaver somniferum cultivar HN1 chromosome 5, ASM357369v1, whole genome shotgun sequence harbors:
- the LOC113280427 gene encoding uncharacterized protein LOC113280427, with the translated sequence MDNYQMGCFKMPKHVTESIDRIQRRYWWRADNKKRMNPISWGSVCKPKRLGGRGFKNTTKFNDAILEKLAWRMITAENSLCARIPKAKYFHNKDPLCDEVTTQGSWIWKSIYKVFHIVKKYYVWYVGDGTKIKIWKHNWIANIPHTQLSNASQHSGENDIVQSLIKQEFKQ